The following proteins are encoded in a genomic region of Phragmites australis chromosome 9, lpPhrAust1.1, whole genome shotgun sequence:
- the LOC133929058 gene encoding RING-H2 finger protein ATL66-like, which produces MAAQESAAGNQVMRWRYGDVSDSNFAVHGRGVPLLVGLLFAVVVFVALCLYLRWRCHRYTPDQEVESSSSAAAVTASLPGLDADAIRGLPVTLYRSPASLPHRAGKCGGEVDDQAALCSICISALVAGEKVKTLPPCGHCFHPDCVDAWLRSQPSCPLCRCLLAAAAAKPDFSNGNDAAV; this is translated from the coding sequence ATGGCAGCGCAGGAGAGCGCCGCGGGGAACCAGGTGATGCGGTGGCGATACGGGGACGTGAGCGACAGCAACTTCGCGGTGCACGGCCGCGGCGTGCCTCTGCTCGTCGGGCTGCTATTCGCCGTCGTCGTCTTCGTCGCTCTCTGCCTCTACCTCCGCTGGAGATGCCACCGCTACACACCCGACCAGGAGGTGGAGTCCTCCTCGTCCGCGGCCGCGGTCACGGCGTCGTTGCCCGGCCTCGACGCCGACGCGATCCGCGGGCTGCCCGTGACACTGTACAGATCGCCCGCGTCGCTGCCGCACCGCGCCGGGAAGTGCGGCGGCGAGGTCGACGACCAGGCGGCGCTGTGCTCGATATGCATCAGCGCGCTGGTGGCCGGCGAGAAGGTGAAGACGCTCCCGCCGTGCGGCCACTGCTTCCACCCGGACTGCGTCGACGCGTGGCTCCGGTCCCAGCCCAGTTGCCCGCTCTGCCGgtgcctcctcgccgccgccgccgcgaagCCCGACTTCTCCAACGGAAACGACGCCGCCGTGTGA